In a genomic window of Piliocolobus tephrosceles isolate RC106 chromosome 1, ASM277652v3, whole genome shotgun sequence:
- the VWA1 gene encoding von Willebrand factor A domain-containing protein 1 isoform X3, with translation MLPWTALGLALSLRLALARSGAESGAKGPGRHRVHCQHRPRQLPGAVSRCLSPCGEAPALCGRG, from the exons ATGCTCCCCTGGACGGCGCTCGGCCTGGCCCTGAGCTTGCGGCTGGCGCTGGCGCGGAGCGGCGCGGAGAGCG GAGCTAAAGGACCTGGGCGTCACCGTGTTCATTGTCAGCACCGGCCGAGGCAACTTCCTGGAGCTGTCAGCCGCTGCCTCAGCCCCTGCGGAGAAGCACCTGCACTTTGTGGACGTGGATGA